A genome region from Magnolia sinica isolate HGM2019 chromosome 8, MsV1, whole genome shotgun sequence includes the following:
- the LOC131253522 gene encoding putative wall-associated receptor kinase-like 16 isoform X2, translating to MGFYLLLQLFCLAATIKELSSQHLATISKPGCAPKCGNVHIPYPFGIGEGCHIGMGGFNISCNHTFKPPKPFWGEHEVVNISLASGIMKISNDISYECYNKTGGLDNYSDNGLSLNENHSFTFSQTLNKFIAIGCNTVGMIDGSWVGDFVGACPSLCITNDSPTDGTCSGAGCCQTDIPKVFKSYLVEVTRLLRRNDTSFSPCSFAFLGEKDAFSFKRSDLNDTNFLKRNKAIPVVVDWAIGNETCEIARKNSATFACVSENSYCYNSTNGPGYRCNCSDGFRGSPYLHGIGGCQDINECEEDHQKTLCQHDCINLPGNYSCSCPKGYHGLHDDKRECIKDTNEFPVDHVVLGIGLSLLFLLIGSPSLYWVWRKRKLIKLKEKFFQQNGGLLLQEKISSCQSSTEPCKIYTTEELEKATKNYDKNQIVGQGGYGTVYKGILPDKRIVAVKKSKIGDESQIEQFINEIHILSQINHRNIVKLVGCCLEAEVPILVYEFISNGTLSQHIHDEGRVSSISLENRLRIAAETAGALYYLHSAASTPIFHRDVKSANILLDDNFTAKVSDFGASRLVPLDHTRITTLVMGTWGYLDPEYHQTGQLTGKSDVYSFGVVLVELLTGEGPVSSTRSQVNRSLSSYFLSSMKENRIFEILAEQVQEEGTEEQLIAVARLAERCLKLKGEERPTMKEVVVELEGLRRIHEHPREPKNREETENLLGETGASQGYTGNVSNGYSVDGHTLSALEIGR from the exons atgggttTTTATCTGTTGCTTCAGCTCTTCTGTCTAGCAGCAACAATAAAAGAATTATCATCCCAACATCTCGCAACAATATCTAAGCCGGGCTGCGCTCCCAAATGTGGGAACGTTCACATTCCCTACCCGTTTGGCATCGGCGAAGGCTGCCACATTGGCATGGGAGGCTTCAATATCTCCTGCAACCACACTTTTAAACCTCCGAAACCATTTTGGGGAGAGCATGAGGTAGTCAACATATCATTAGCGTCGGGCATAATGAAAATTTCAAACGATATAAGCTACGAGTGCTACAACAAGACGGGAGGATTGGACAACTACTCCGACAATGGGCTCAGCTTGAATGAAAATCACTCATTCACATTCTCACAAACCCTTAACAAATTCATAGCCATCGGTTGCAATACCGTTGGCATGATTGATGGCTCATGGGTCGGTGACTTCGTTGGAGCTTGTCCATCACTGTGCATAACAAATGATAGCCCGACCGACGGCACTTGCTCTGGGGCAGGATGTTGCCAAACCGACATCCCAAAGGTTTTCAAGAGTTACCTGGTGGAAGTTACTAGATTGTTAAGGAGAAATGACACAAGTTTCAGTCCGTGCAGCTTTGCCTTTCTGGGGGAAAAAGATGCGTTCAGCTTCAAACGTTCGGATCTGAACGATACCAACTTTTTGAAAAGAAACAAAGCCATTCCGGTGGTGGTTGACTGGGCCATCGGAAATGAAACATGCGAGATCGCCCGGAAGAACTCGGCCACCTTCGCTTGCGTAAGTGAGAATAGCTACTGCTACAACTCGACTAACGGTCCCGGTTACCGGTGCAATTGCAGTGATGGTTTCCGGGGGAGTCCTTACCTCCATGGAATTGGAGGATGCCAAG ATATCAACGAGTGTGAGGAGGATCACCAGAAGACACTTTGTCAACATGATTGCATAAATCTGCCAGGAAATTATTCATGTTCCTGTCCAAAGGGTTACCATGGACTCCACGATGATAAGAGAGAATGCATTAAAGACACAAATGAATTTCCAGTGGACCATGTTGTTCTAG GTATTGGCTTAAGTCTCTTATTTCTACTCATTGGTAGTCCTTCCTTGTATTGGGTGTGGAGGAAAAGAAAGCTCATCAAACTCAAAGAGAAATTCTTTCAACAAAATGGAGGTTTGCTATTGCAAGAAAAGATCTCTTCTTGTCAATCATCTACTGAGCCATGCAAAATCTATACTACAGAAGAGTTGGAAAAGGCAACCAAAAACTATGACAAAAACCAAATTGTTGGTCAGGGAGGCTATGGCACAGTTTACAAAGGAATTTTACCAGACAAGAGAATTGTTGCTGTTAAGAAGTCCAAAATAGGGGATGAGTCCCAAATCGAGCAATTTATAAATGAGATCCACATCTTATCTCAGATCAACCATAGGAACATTGTAAAGCTCGTGGGTTGCTGTTTAGAAGCAGAAGTTCCCATCCTGGTTTATGAATTTATTTCAAATGGAACCCTTTCCCAGCATATCCATGATGAGGGCCGTGTGTCGTCAATTTCCTTGGAAAATCGTTTAAGGATTGCTGCAGAAACTGCAGGGGCACTTTACTACTTACACTCGGCAGCTTCCACACCCATTTTTCATAGAGATGTCAAGTCTGCCAATATACTTTTGGATGATAATTTCACAGCGAAAGTATCTGATTTTGGAGCTTCAAGATTGGTTCCGCTAGATCACACTCGGATAACGACATTGGTGATGGGGACATGGGGATATTTAGACCCAGAGTACCATCAAACAGGCCAATTAACAGGAAAGAGTGATGTTTATAGTTTTGGTGTAGTTCTTGTGGAACTCTTAACGGGTGAGGGGCCCGTTTCTTCCACTAGATCCCAAGTTAATAGAAGCCTTTCTAGCTACTTCCTCTCATCGATGAAAGAGAATCGGATCTTTGAAATTTTAGCGGAACAAGTTCAAGAAGAAGGGACAGAAGAACAGCTCATTGCAGTTGCTCGGCTTGCTGAGAGATGCTTGAAACTTAAGGGGGAAGAACGACCTACGATGAAGGAAGTGGTGGTGGAGCTAGAGGGCTTAAGAAGGATTCATGAACATCCTAGGGAACCAAAGAACCGTGAAGAGACTGAGAACTTGCTAGGTGAAACTGGAGCTTCGCAGGGCTACACTGGCAATGTATCAAATGGATATAGTGTTGATGGCCACACCCTATCAGCACTAGAGATAGGGCGTTGA